Proteins encoded within one genomic window of Spirulina major PCC 6313:
- a CDS encoding TRAP transporter large permease subunit: MTMGYDWLGPAMFIGALSFLALGYPVAFSLGGVAILFGAIGIGLDLFNPMLMAVMPQRIFGIMANYTLLAIPYFIFLGAMLEKTGIAERLLETMGILFGRLRGGLALAVVVVGALLAASTGVVAATVVAMGLISLPIMLRYGYDKRLATGIIVASGTLGQIIPPSVVLVVLGDQLGISVGDLFIGSLIPGVMMAGAFAIYVLILAWVRPSLAPALPESVRTFAPGELWARVVKVMLPPLGLILLVLGSIFFGFATPTEAGAVGSAGAMLLAALNRQLTWNTVRQVCDATLRISSMVIFILIGSTAFSLVFRALHGDRFMFDLLSNLPGGQWTFLVVNLLTVFILGFFIDFFEIAFIIVPIFAPIAEALGINMLWYGVILGANLQTSFLTPPFGFALFYLRGVAPETVSTQDIYRGVIPFILLQLLVMVLIILFPALVTFLPTLGSG; the protein is encoded by the coding sequence ATCACCATGGGCTATGACTGGCTCGGCCCCGCTATGTTCATCGGTGCGCTCAGCTTCCTCGCCCTGGGCTACCCCGTCGCCTTCTCCCTCGGTGGCGTAGCGATTTTATTTGGTGCGATCGGCATCGGCTTAGACCTCTTTAACCCCATGCTCATGGCCGTCATGCCCCAGCGCATCTTCGGCATCATGGCCAACTATACCCTCCTGGCCATCCCCTATTTCATCTTCCTAGGGGCCATGCTCGAAAAAACCGGCATCGCCGAACGCCTCCTCGAAACCATGGGCATCCTCTTCGGTCGGCTCCGAGGTGGACTCGCCCTCGCCGTCGTCGTCGTTGGCGCACTCCTCGCCGCCTCCACCGGCGTGGTCGCCGCCACCGTCGTCGCCATGGGCTTAATCTCCCTACCGATCATGCTGCGCTACGGCTACGACAAACGCCTCGCCACCGGCATCATCGTCGCCTCCGGAACCCTCGGCCAAATCATCCCCCCCAGCGTCGTCCTCGTCGTCTTGGGGGATCAACTGGGCATTTCCGTCGGGGATCTCTTCATCGGCTCCCTGATTCCAGGGGTGATGATGGCGGGAGCCTTCGCGATCTACGTGTTGATCCTCGCTTGGGTGCGCCCCAGCCTCGCCCCCGCCCTGCCGGAATCCGTGCGCACCTTCGCCCCAGGGGAACTGTGGGCACGGGTGGTGAAAGTGATGCTGCCGCCCTTGGGGTTAATTCTGTTGGTGTTGGGGAGTATCTTTTTCGGGTTCGCCACCCCCACCGAAGCCGGAGCCGTCGGGTCAGCCGGGGCAATGCTCCTCGCGGCGTTGAATCGACAACTCACCTGGAACACCGTGCGGCAGGTGTGTGATGCTACCCTCCGGATCAGCAGCATGGTGATCTTCATCCTGATCGGTTCGACGGCCTTTAGTTTGGTGTTTCGAGCCTTGCATGGCGATCGCTTCATGTTCGACCTCCTCTCCAACCTCCCCGGCGGTCAATGGACATTCCTCGTCGTCAACCTACTCACGGTGTTCATCCTCGGCTTTTTCATCGACTTCTTTGAAATCGCCTTCATCATCGTCCCGATCTTCGCCCCCATCGCCGAAGCCCTGGGAATTAATATGCTCTGGTACGGGGTCATCCTGGGCGCAAACCTCCAAACCTCTTTCCTCACGCCCCCCTTCGGTTTCGCCCTCTTCTACCTGCGTGGCGTTGCCCCCGAAACGGTCAGCACCCAAGATATCTATCGCGGCGTGATTCCGTTCATTCTGCTGCAACTCCTGGTCATGGTATTAATTATTCTCTTCCCCGCCCTCGTCACCTTTTTACCCACCCTCGGCAGCGGCTAA